GAACTCCTTGAGCTCACCCGCGAAATAGGCGTCGAGCTGACCCGCCGCGGCGGTGAAGTCCGCGGCGGCCCGCCGCCAGTCCGCGCCGACCGTGGCGCCGCCCTTCTGTCCCGGCAGGGTGACCCAGGCGAGGGTGCCGGGCTCGGGCCCGGCGAGCAGCAGCTCTCCGAGCGGGCTGGGGTGAGTGGTGTACAGCATCAGTGCCTCTTCTCCGTACTGGCCGGGCCGGCCGGACCCGCCGGGCCGACCGCGTTCCACAGGTGGTGCAGCGCGTAGGAGCGCCAGGGGCGCCACGCCTGGGCCGCGTCGGCGGGCGCGCCGACGGCGCTCAGGCCCTGCCGGACGCCCGCGTCGCCCGTCAGGAAGACGTCGGGGTCGCCCAGGGCCCGCATCCGGACATAGCCGACCGTCCACGGGCCGATGCCGCGCAGCGCGAGCAGGGCGCGTTCCGCCTCGTCGCGGCGCACCCCGGGTCCGAGACCGACATCGCCGTCGGCGAGCGCGGCGCACAGGGTGCGGATCGTGCGGCGGCGGCTCTCCGGCATGCCGAGCTCGGTCAGCGGCGCCTCCGCCAGCGCGGTGGGCTCGGGGAAGACGTGGGTGAGCCCGCCGTCGGGCGCGGGCAGCGGCTTGCCGTACGCCGTGACCAGCTTCCCGGCCAGCGCGCGGGCGGCGGCCACGGTGACCTGCTGGCCGAGGACCGCGCGCACCGCCAGCTCCTCCGGGTCGGCCGCGCCCGGCGAGCGCATCCCGGGACGGGCGGCGACCAGCGGGCCGAGGAACGGATCGGCGCCGAGCCGTTCCGCCACGGCGTAGGGATCGGCGTCGAGGTCGAAGAGCCGCCGCGTCCGCTGCACGGCGGTCGTCAGGTCGCGCGGGTCCGTCAGCAGCAGCCGGCAGTCGAGCCAGCGGGCGCCCCGCGCGTCGGCGGACTCGGTCACCTCGGCCACGCCCGTGCCGTGCGGCAGGGCGAGCGAGCGGCGGTACGTCCGGGCGCCGGGCTCGCCCAGCATCTCCTCGATCCCGGCGATCGCGCGGCGCTGGAGGAAGTCGAAGACCTCGCGCGCCGCGTATGGCCC
Above is a window of Streptomyces sp. NBC_01803 DNA encoding:
- a CDS encoding AlkA N-terminal domain-containing protein, whose product is MDDDSRYEAVRGRDERFDGVFFTAVLTTGIYCRPSCPAITPKRRNIRFLPSAAAAQAAGFRACRRCRPDAVPGSAEWNVRADAVGRAMRMIADGVVDREGVAGLARRLGYSARQVRRQLTAELGAGPVALARAQRTHTARLLLQTTDLPITEVAFASGFSSVRQFNDTVRTGYDLTPTELRATASARRGRGPAAVPAAGVPLRLAYRGPYAAREVFDFLQRRAIAGIEEMLGEPGARTYRRSLALPHGTGVAEVTESADARGARWLDCRLLLTDPRDLTTAVQRTRRLFDLDADPYAVAERLGADPFLGPLVAARPGMRSPGAADPEELAVRAVLGQQVTVAAARALAGKLVTAYGKPLPAPDGGLTHVFPEPTALAEAPLTELGMPESRRRTIRTLCAALADGDVGLGPGVRRDEAERALLALRGIGPWTVGYVRMRALGDPDVFLTGDAGVRQGLSAVGAPADAAQAWRPWRSYALHHLWNAVGPAGPAGPASTEKRH